A stretch of the Ananas comosus cultivar F153 linkage group 14, ASM154086v1, whole genome shotgun sequence genome encodes the following:
- the LOC109720628 gene encoding ATP synthase subunit epsilon, mitochondrial-like, protein MASAAAGAVAGAAAPFWRAAGMTYITYSNICASLLRSCLKEPYKADAASREKVHFAISKWAQGKPEKPVIRSDTPEE, encoded by the exons ATGGCGTctgcggcggcgggggcggtggcgggggcggcggcgccgtTCTGGAGGGCGGCGGGGATGACGTACATAACCTACTCCAACATCTGCGCCTCCCTTCTACGCTCCTGCCTCAAGGAGCCCTACAAGGCCGACGCCGCCTCCCGGGAGAAGGTCCACTTCGCCATTTCGAAATGGGCCCAGGGAAAGCCCGAGAAACCAG TTATCCGGTCTGATACGCCCGAAGAATGA
- the LOC109720624 gene encoding RNA-binding protein with multiple splicing 2, translating to MARPGLHHYHHHHQQWPPHPLPPVAAPPPPPPAAIPVDSAPRPSSDEVRTIFITGLPADVKERELHNLLRWLPGFEASQINFKGEQPMGFALFSTVQYAVAAKDALQDLVFDSETKSALHTEMAKKNLFVKRGVSTDPNPIDQSKRLRTGGDYGNTGYQAPPLFHQSPTPVWGTSSYMAPPPPYPYGGYPVPPVAIPAPAPVPPPSGYAPVQNTKDNPPCNTLFIGNLGENVIEDELRSLFSVQPGYKQMKVLRQERNTVCFIEFDDMNTAAAVHHNLQGAVIPSSGRGGMRIQFSKNPFGRRKD from the exons ATGGCGCGCCCCGGTCTccaccactaccaccaccaccaccagcaATGGCCGCCGCATCCTCTCCCTCCCGTGGCGGCgccgccccctccgccgcccGCCGCCATCCCCGTCGACAGCGCCCCTCGCCCCTCCTCCGACGAG GTTCGCACGATCTTCATCACGGGGCTTCCCGCGGACGTGAAGGAGCGGGAGCTCCACAACCTCCTCCGGTGGTTGCCGGGGTTCGAGGCATCACAGATCAACTTCAAGGGGGAGCAACCCATGGGATTCGCCCTCTTCTCTACTGTTCAGTACGCCGTAGCGGCGAAAGACGCGCTCCAG GACTTGGTATTTGATTCGGAGACGAAGTCCGCGCTGCACACGGAGATGGCGAAGAAGAATCTGTTTGTCAAGAGAG GTGTGTCAACTGATCCAAACCCAATCGACCAAAGTAAACGTCTACGGACTGGTGGGGACTATGGCAACACAGGCTATCAAGCTCCCCCTCTTTTTCACCAGTCGCCAACACCTGTGTGGGGAACCAGTAG TTATATGGCCCCACCACCACCATACCCTTATGGAGGCTATCCTGTTCCTCCAGTAGCCATACCTGCGCCTGCTCCCGTGCCTCCTCCAAGCGGTTATGCTCCTGTGCAG AATACAAAAGATAATCCTCCATGCAATACCCTTTTTATTGGCAATCTTGGGGAGAATGTAATCGAGGATGAACTCAGAAGTCTTTTCAGTGT GCAACCCGGTTACAAACAAATGAAGGTACTGCGTCAGGAAAGAAACACTGTGTGTTTCATTGAATTTGAT GACATGAATACTGCTGCAGCTGTTCATCACAATTTGCAGGGTGCTGTCATTCCTAGTTCAGGTCGTGGTGGCATGCGAATTCA ATTTTCCAAGAACCCCTTTGGCCGAAGGAAGGATTAA